From a region of the Hymenobacter jejuensis genome:
- the groL gene encoding chaperonin GroEL (60 kDa chaperone family; promotes refolding of misfolded polypeptides especially under stressful conditions; forms two stacked rings of heptamers to form a barrel-shaped 14mer; ends can be capped by GroES; misfolded proteins enter the barrel where they are refolded when GroES binds) translates to MSKNIQFDTDGRDKLKRGVDKLANAVKVTLGPKGRNVVIDKKFGAPTITKDGVTVAKEIELKDAIENMGAQLVKEVASKTADQAGDGTTTATVLAQAIYTAGSKNVAAGANPMDLKRGIDKAVHAVVQNLKQQSKKIENSSEIAQVGAISANNDMEIGQMIADAMDKVGKEGVITVEEARGTETEVKTVEGMQFDRGYLSPYFVTNPEKMEVELDSPYVLIYDKKVSTMKELLPVLEQVVQTGKPLVIVSEDVDGEALATLVVNKLRGSLKIAAVKAPGFGDRRKAMLEDIAVLTGGTVISEERGYKLDSATIDYLGQAEKIIIDKDNTTIVNGKGDKPAITSRINEIKAQIGTTTSDYDKEKLQERLAKLSGGVAILYIGASTEVEMKEKKDRVDDALHATRAAVEEGVVPGGGVALVRAIESLAAVDTLNGDERTGVNIIRTALEAPLRCIVGNAGGEGSVVVQKVREGKGDYGYNAREDRYENLMAAGILDPTKVTRLALENAASIAGLLLTTECVISDEPEEEKAGAGGGAGGMGGMGGMGGMM, encoded by the coding sequence ATGTCTAAAAACATTCAATTCGATACCGACGGCCGCGACAAACTGAAGCGCGGTGTAGACAAATTGGCTAACGCCGTGAAAGTTACCCTCGGCCCAAAAGGCCGTAACGTGGTCATTGACAAGAAGTTCGGCGCACCAACCATCACCAAGGACGGTGTAACGGTAGCTAAAGAAATTGAGCTGAAGGACGCCATCGAAAATATGGGTGCCCAGTTGGTGAAGGAAGTGGCTTCCAAAACTGCTGACCAAGCTGGTGACGGTACTACGACTGCAACCGTGTTGGCCCAGGCTATCTACACAGCTGGTTCGAAGAACGTAGCGGCCGGTGCCAACCCCATGGATCTGAAGCGCGGTATTGACAAGGCAGTACACGCTGTAGTTCAGAACCTGAAGCAACAGTCGAAGAAGATTGAAAACTCTTCGGAGATCGCCCAAGTAGGCGCTATTTCAGCCAACAACGACATGGAAATCGGTCAGATGATCGCGGACGCCATGGACAAAGTGGGCAAAGAAGGCGTCATCACGGTAGAAGAAGCGCGTGGCACCGAAACCGAAGTAAAAACGGTGGAAGGCATGCAGTTCGACCGCGGCTACCTCTCTCCTTACTTCGTAACCAACCCGGAGAAGATGGAAGTAGAGCTCGACTCGCCCTACGTCCTGATTTACGACAAGAAAGTGAGCACCATGAAAGAACTGCTGCCCGTATTGGAGCAAGTAGTTCAGACGGGCAAGCCGCTGGTGATTGTTTCAGAAGACGTTGATGGTGAGGCACTTGCCACTTTGGTGGTAAACAAGCTGCGCGGCTCGCTGAAAATTGCAGCGGTGAAAGCTCCTGGCTTCGGCGACCGTCGCAAGGCGATGCTGGAAGACATTGCAGTCTTGACAGGTGGTACCGTGATCTCGGAAGAGCGCGGCTACAAGCTCGACAGCGCTACGATTGATTACCTCGGCCAAGCTGAGAAAATCATCATCGACAAAGACAACACTACGATTGTGAACGGCAAAGGCGATAAGCCGGCCATCACGTCTCGCATAAACGAAATTAAAGCTCAGATCGGTACTACCACTTCCGACTACGACAAGGAGAAGCTGCAAGAGCGCCTTGCCAAGTTGTCGGGTGGTGTGGCTATCCTCTACATCGGTGCTTCTACGGAAGTAGAGATGAAAGAGAAGAAAGACCGCGTTGACGATGCGCTGCACGCTACGCGCGCTGCCGTTGAAGAAGGCGTAGTTCCTGGTGGCGGTGTTGCCTTGGTGCGGGCCATTGAGTCGCTGGCAGCAGTTGATACCCTGAACGGTGACGAGCGCACTGGCGTGAACATCATCCGCACGGCGCTCGAAGCTCCTTTGCGCTGCATCGTCGGCAACGCCGGTGGCGAAGGCTCGGTAGTAGTGCAGAAAGTTCGCGAAGGCAAGGGTGACTACGGTTACAATGCCCGCGAAGACCGTTACGAAAACCTGATGGCGGCTGGTATCCTCGACCCCACCAAAGTAACCCGTCTGGCCCTCGAAAATGCGGCTTCGATCGCAGGTCTGCTCCTCACCACTGAGTGCGTGATCTCTGATGAGCCTGAAGAAGAGAAAGCTGGTGCTGGCGGCGGTGCCGGTGGCATGGGCGGTATGGGTGGCATGGGCGGCATGATGTAA
- the secG gene encoding preprotein translocase subunit SecG — MYIALIILILFVCLLLALVVLAQNPKGGGISSQFGAGGAANLMGVKRTGDLLERLTWGFAIGLVILSLGTHMLNGTTEAGPARSINQQKAMETRLPNNTSTAPLPGAPAQPRAATPAPPTQQPAATPAK, encoded by the coding sequence ATGTATATTGCCCTCATCATTCTCATTCTTTTTGTATGCTTGCTGCTGGCTTTGGTCGTGCTGGCTCAGAATCCCAAAGGCGGCGGCATTTCCAGCCAATTTGGTGCTGGCGGCGCAGCTAACCTAATGGGTGTCAAGCGTACCGGCGATTTGCTCGAACGCTTGACCTGGGGCTTCGCTATCGGCTTGGTTATTCTGTCGCTTGGCACACACATGCTCAACGGCACTACTGAGGCGGGTCCGGCTCGCAGCATCAATCAGCAAAAGGCGATGGAAACGCGTTTGCCTAACAACACCAGCACGGCACCTCTGCCGGGTGCGCCTGCGCAGCCTCGCGCCGCCACCCCTGCTCCTCCCACTCAGCAGCCAGCAGCTACTCCTGCGAAATAA
- a CDS encoding 16S rRNA (uracil(1498)-N(3))-methyltransferase yields MPTFYAPDLSSNTSSYTLPEDESKHAVRVLRLHAGDPVELVDGRGGLYQAQVTSAEAKRCQLRITHYEAVARRAYSVHVAVAPTKNLDRMEWLVEKATEIGVDRLSFLRCARSERRDLKLDRLEKIAVSALKQSGQAWLPQLDELIDYEIFIDTSTPDTTYIAHLDEGERISLSHLASTDPACCILIGPEGDFTPAEIALARQRGIRPVTLGSTRLRTETAALAAVHTVHIAHELSQG; encoded by the coding sequence ATGCCCACTTTCTACGCTCCTGACCTTTCCAGCAACACTTCGTCCTACACCCTGCCCGAAGACGAAAGCAAACACGCCGTGCGAGTTCTGCGCCTGCACGCGGGCGATCCCGTAGAGCTCGTTGACGGCCGGGGCGGCTTATACCAGGCGCAGGTGACTTCTGCCGAAGCCAAACGCTGTCAGCTGCGCATCACCCACTACGAAGCCGTTGCGCGCCGTGCCTACAGCGTACACGTAGCCGTAGCGCCTACCAAAAACCTCGACCGCATGGAATGGCTGGTGGAAAAAGCCACCGAAATCGGCGTCGACCGGCTTAGCTTTTTGCGTTGCGCCCGCTCCGAGCGCCGCGATCTAAAGCTGGATCGGCTGGAAAAAATTGCTGTAAGTGCGCTCAAGCAGTCGGGTCAGGCCTGGCTCCCACAATTAGATGAACTGATTGATTATGAGATATTTATAGATACCTCCACCCCTGACACCACGTACATTGCGCATTTGGATGAAGGCGAACGCATAAGCTTGTCTCACTTGGCAAGCACCGATCCGGCGTGTTGCATCCTGATCGGGCCGGAAGGCGACTTTACACCGGCCGAAATTGCGTTGGCCCGCCAGCGCGGCATCCGCCCCGTAACACTTGGAAGCACCCGCCTGCGCACCGAAACGGCCGCCCTTGCTGCGGTGCACACCGTACACATCGCGCACGAACTTTCTCAGGGCTGA
- a CDS encoding sigma-54 interaction domain-containing protein — translation MTPSEIQSIKQRFGIIGNAPALNYAIQVAAQVAPTDMTVLITGESGSGKESFSKIIHALSPRKHGQFIAINCGAIPEGTIDSELFGHEKGSFTGANEARKGYFEVTNGGTIFLDEIGEMPLGTQARLLRVLENGEFIRVGSSKVQKTDVRVVAATNVNLLNAVREGRFREDLYYRLNTVPITVPPLRERGDDIYLLFRKFATDFAERYRVKPISLTTEAIADLQRFRFPGNIRQLKNVAEQMSVLEMEREVDAQRLRQYLPADHNSQLPMLLHAAGSPDAGPSGTYSERDLLYKVLFDMRRDMTDLKKLVLDLAAGQRPAETQELLRQNSHLFTNLPPYDGSNRHSRPAEAGASEYFINPRPEITVDEEAAYEDESQRVEDIPHETEEETLSLEAKEKEMIIKALKKHHNKRKYAAHDLGISERTLYRKLKQYDLEQL, via the coding sequence TTGACTCCCAGCGAAATACAATCCATCAAACAGCGCTTTGGCATTATTGGCAATGCCCCGGCTTTGAATTACGCCATTCAGGTGGCGGCCCAGGTGGCTCCCACCGACATGACGGTACTCATCACCGGCGAAAGCGGATCGGGCAAGGAGTCGTTTTCCAAGATTATTCACGCGCTTTCGCCGCGTAAGCACGGACAGTTTATCGCCATCAACTGCGGCGCTATTCCTGAGGGAACTATTGATTCTGAGCTGTTTGGCCACGAGAAAGGCTCGTTCACCGGCGCCAACGAAGCTCGCAAAGGGTATTTCGAAGTAACCAACGGCGGCACCATTTTCCTCGATGAGATTGGCGAAATGCCGCTCGGCACGCAGGCCCGCTTGCTGCGCGTGCTCGAAAACGGCGAGTTCATCCGCGTGGGTTCGAGCAAAGTGCAGAAAACGGACGTACGCGTGGTAGCGGCCACCAACGTTAACCTGCTGAACGCGGTGCGCGAAGGGCGTTTTCGGGAAGACCTGTATTACCGGCTCAATACTGTACCCATTACGGTGCCCCCATTACGGGAACGCGGCGATGATATCTACTTGTTATTCAGAAAGTTCGCTACGGATTTTGCCGAGCGTTACCGCGTCAAGCCGATTTCACTCACCACGGAAGCCATTGCCGACTTGCAGCGCTTTCGCTTCCCTGGCAATATCCGGCAGCTGAAGAACGTTGCCGAGCAAATGTCGGTACTGGAAATGGAACGCGAAGTCGATGCCCAGCGCCTGCGGCAATATCTGCCCGCCGACCACAACAGTCAGCTGCCTATGCTGTTGCACGCGGCCGGCTCGCCGGATGCTGGCCCTAGCGGCACCTATTCCGAGCGGGATTTGCTCTACAAAGTACTCTTCGACATGCGGCGCGACATGACCGATCTGAAGAAGCTGGTCCTCGATTTGGCAGCCGGTCAGCGGCCAGCCGAAACGCAGGAACTGTTGCGGCAAAACAGTCATTTATTTACGAACCTGCCTCCTTACGACGGCAGCAACCGGCACAGCCGGCCGGCCGAAGCGGGCGCCTCGGAGTATTTTATCAATCCGCGGCCTGAGATCACGGTGGATGAGGAAGCAGCTTACGAAGACGAAAGCCAACGCGTAGAAGACATTCCGCACGAAACCGAAGAGGAAACGCTCTCGCTCGAAGCCAAAGAGAAAGAGATGATTATCAAGGCGTTAAAGAAACACCACAACAAGCGAAAGTACGCAGCTCATGATTTGGGCATTTCGGAACGCACGCTTTATCGCAAACTGAAGCAGTATGATCTGGAGCAACTATAG
- the groES gene encoding co-chaperone GroES has translation MSLSMKPLADRVIIAPAAAEEKTKSGIIIPDTAKEKPQRGEVVAVGEGKVADNGTTIQPQVKVGDQVLYGKYAGTEITVDGQDYLIMRESDIFAVL, from the coding sequence ATGTCACTTAGCATGAAACCACTGGCTGACCGCGTCATCATCGCGCCGGCTGCTGCCGAGGAAAAGACCAAATCGGGTATCATCATCCCCGACACGGCCAAAGAAAAGCCCCAGCGTGGCGAAGTTGTAGCCGTAGGCGAAGGCAAGGTGGCCGACAATGGCACCACCATCCAGCCGCAGGTGAAAGTGGGCGACCAGGTGCTTTATGGCAAATATGCTGGCACCGAAATCACGGTGGATGGCCAAGATTACCTCATCATGCGTGAGTCGGACATTTTTGCTGTCCTATAA
- a CDS encoding DUF4159 domain-containing protein — MKFFASLVCVVALLLTAAAPAPSFRIAKLHYGGGGDWYANKTSLPNLIQFCNRTLKTNIAPDEATVELDSPELFTYPFLHMTGHGNVTFTEAEAENLRRYLIGGGFLHIDDNYGLDKFIRPEMKKVFPELEFVELPFSHPIYHQKFNFPKGLPKIHEHDGKRPQGFGLLYKGRLVCFYTYECDLGNGWEDVGTYQDPPEKHDEALRMGANLVTYALTQD, encoded by the coding sequence ATGAAATTCTTTGCCTCGCTTGTTTGTGTGGTTGCCTTGCTGCTCACGGCGGCGGCCCCGGCGCCTAGCTTTCGCATTGCCAAGCTGCACTACGGCGGGGGCGGCGACTGGTACGCTAACAAAACCTCGCTGCCGAACTTGATTCAGTTTTGCAACCGCACGCTCAAAACCAACATTGCTCCCGATGAGGCCACCGTCGAGCTGGATTCGCCGGAGCTCTTCACTTATCCCTTCCTGCACATGACCGGCCACGGCAACGTTACTTTTACCGAAGCCGAAGCCGAGAATCTGCGCCGCTACCTCATTGGCGGCGGTTTTTTGCACATCGATGACAACTACGGCCTCGATAAATTTATTCGGCCCGAAATGAAGAAGGTATTTCCGGAACTGGAGTTTGTCGAGCTGCCTTTTTCACATCCTATCTACCACCAGAAGTTCAACTTCCCGAAAGGGCTCCCCAAAATCCACGAGCACGACGGCAAGCGCCCGCAGGGTTTCGGCCTGCTCTACAAGGGCCGGCTGGTGTGCTTCTACACCTACGAATGCGACTTAGGCAACGGCTGGGAAGACGTAGGCACCTACCAAGACCCGCCGGAAAAGCACGACGAAGCGTTGCGAATGGGGGCCAACTTGGTCACTTACGCCCTGACCCAGGATTAG
- a CDS encoding NmrA/HSCARG family protein: MANKKIIAVFGATGAQGSGLVRAILKDPMGEFTARAITRNPNSEKAQELIRLGAEVVAANIDDPQSLRQALDGAYGAFCVTFFWEHFSPEKEDAEAHNMAQAAKDAMVQHVIWSTLEDTREWMPLSDTRMPTLMGKYKVPHTDAKGAANHYFTDLGVPTTFLLTSFYWDNYIYFAMGPQKGADGKLAITFPMGDKRLSGIAAEDIGKCAYGIFKKGAELIGKTVGIAGEQLTCQQMADSLSKAIGQKVEYNEVTPDMYRGFGFPGAEDLGNMFQANRDFEEHFVAARDVRFSHELNPELQTFDAWLAANAQRIPLPQQTVEA; this comes from the coding sequence ATGGCTAACAAAAAAATAATTGCTGTCTTCGGCGCTACTGGTGCGCAGGGCAGCGGACTCGTCCGCGCCATTCTTAAAGATCCTATGGGCGAGTTTACGGCGCGGGCTATCACCCGCAATCCTAACTCCGAAAAAGCTCAGGAGCTGATTCGTTTGGGCGCCGAAGTAGTGGCGGCCAACATCGATGATCCGCAGAGCTTGCGCCAAGCCTTAGACGGGGCGTACGGAGCCTTCTGCGTGACGTTTTTTTGGGAGCATTTTTCACCGGAAAAAGAAGACGCCGAAGCGCACAACATGGCCCAGGCAGCCAAAGATGCTATGGTACAGCATGTCATTTGGTCGACTCTGGAGGACACACGGGAGTGGATGCCGCTGAGCGATACGCGCATGCCTACGCTCATGGGCAAGTACAAAGTGCCGCATACCGATGCCAAAGGTGCTGCTAATCATTACTTTACCGATCTGGGCGTGCCCACTACTTTCCTGCTGACCTCTTTCTACTGGGATAACTATATTTACTTCGCCATGGGGCCGCAAAAGGGTGCCGATGGGAAACTGGCCATCACTTTCCCCATGGGCGACAAACGCCTATCAGGCATCGCCGCCGAAGATATTGGCAAATGCGCCTATGGCATTTTCAAGAAGGGGGCCGAACTTATCGGGAAGACCGTTGGCATTGCCGGCGAGCAGCTTACCTGCCAGCAAATGGCTGACAGTTTGAGCAAAGCCATAGGGCAGAAGGTTGAGTATAATGAGGTTACACCAGATATGTACCGGGGCTTCGGCTTTCCCGGGGCGGAAGATTTGGGCAACATGTTCCAAGCCAACCGCGATTTTGAAGAGCACTTTGTAGCCGCGCGGGATGTTCGGTTTTCCCACGAGTTAAATCCTGAGCTACAAACCTTCGACGCGTGGCTGGCAGCCAATGCACAACGGATACCGCTTCCACAACAGACTGTGGAAGCTTAG
- a CDS encoding LptE family protein, which yields MIWSNYSRWATWVLMLLVWPVVAGCSVYSFTGTNIDPTVKNISIQTFQNNASNGPSFLSQRFTEDLKDYFQRNTSLKITPRDGDLQFEGQIIAYDFAPAAIQKQNGVDQAGVNRLTVQVRVRFTNTKDPKQDFEQTFQSYDDFPATQDVARINNDPTAIRRITNNIITDVFNKSVANW from the coding sequence ATGATCTGGAGCAACTATAGCCGCTGGGCTACCTGGGTATTGATGCTGTTGGTGTGGCCCGTAGTGGCGGGGTGCAGCGTGTACTCTTTCACCGGCACCAACATCGATCCTACGGTCAAGAACATTTCCATTCAGACTTTCCAAAACAACGCCAGCAACGGTCCCTCCTTTCTGTCCCAACGCTTTACGGAGGATTTGAAGGATTATTTTCAGCGCAATACCTCGCTCAAAATCACGCCGCGCGACGGCGACTTACAGTTTGAAGGTCAGATCATTGCGTATGATTTCGCGCCGGCTGCTATTCAAAAGCAGAACGGAGTCGATCAGGCCGGCGTGAACCGCCTTACAGTGCAGGTGCGGGTGCGCTTTACCAACACAAAGGACCCCAAACAGGATTTCGAGCAGACTTTCCAAAGCTACGATGACTTCCCGGCGACGCAGGATGTAGCGCGCATCAACAACGATCCGACCGCCATTCGGCGCATTACCAATAACATCATCACCGACGTATTTAATAAGTCGGTGGCGAACTGGTAG
- the pckA gene encoding phosphoenolpyruvate carboxykinase (ATP) has product MLNSAANALDRLKPLGFVQAAHVNLNLTPAELVEAALQRGEGTLTDTGALMCDTGQFTGRSPKDRFVVQDAHTQDSVWWGDINIPFAPDQFDRLQEKMVNYLSDKEIYVREAFAGAHPDYQLKLRIVNEQAWHNLFCYNMFLRPTEGEDTSWAPDFSIICAPGFEADPAVDGTRQKNFAILNFTKKMILIGGTGYAGEMKKGIFGVLNYLLPHEHNTLPMHCSANVGPAGDAAIFFGLSGTGKTTLSADPHRGLIGDDEHGWTPDAGIFNFEGGCYAKVIDLSREKEPQIWDAIRFGSIVENTRFVPGTHTVDYANKSVTENTRAAYPIHFIDNAIEPSVAGSPKNIFFLTADAFGVLPPISKLDKSHAMYHFMSGYTAKVAGTEMGITEPQTTFSACFGAVFLPLHPTKYAEMLGQKMDEHPDVNVWLVNTGWTGGSYGVGSRMKLAYTRAMITAALNGELDEVTFLKHPIFGVEVPTAVPNVPAEILDPRNTWTDKEAYDKTAAALAEKFVNNFQKYADFASEEILAGAPKTAELTV; this is encoded by the coding sequence ATGCTCAACTCTGCCGCCAACGCCCTCGATCGCCTCAAGCCGCTTGGTTTTGTCCAAGCCGCCCACGTCAACTTGAACCTTACTCCCGCCGAATTGGTCGAAGCCGCGTTGCAGCGCGGCGAAGGCACCCTGACGGATACGGGCGCGCTGATGTGCGATACCGGACAGTTTACGGGCCGCTCGCCCAAAGACCGGTTTGTAGTGCAGGATGCCCATACCCAAGACAGCGTTTGGTGGGGCGACATCAACATCCCCTTTGCCCCCGACCAATTCGATCGGTTGCAGGAGAAGATGGTTAACTATCTATCCGACAAGGAGATATACGTGCGCGAGGCCTTTGCCGGTGCTCATCCGGATTATCAGCTAAAGCTGCGCATTGTTAATGAGCAAGCCTGGCATAACTTGTTCTGTTACAACATGTTCCTGCGGCCCACCGAAGGCGAAGACACGAGCTGGGCACCCGACTTCTCGATCATTTGCGCGCCTGGTTTCGAAGCCGACCCGGCCGTGGACGGCACTCGCCAGAAGAATTTTGCCATCCTCAACTTCACCAAGAAGATGATCCTGATCGGCGGCACGGGCTACGCCGGCGAGATGAAAAAAGGCATTTTTGGGGTACTCAACTATTTGCTGCCCCACGAGCACAACACCCTGCCCATGCACTGTTCGGCCAACGTGGGCCCCGCAGGCGATGCAGCCATTTTCTTTGGCTTGTCGGGAACGGGCAAAACCACCCTGTCGGCGGACCCACACCGCGGCCTCATCGGCGATGACGAACACGGTTGGACACCCGACGCCGGTATTTTTAACTTTGAAGGCGGCTGTTATGCCAAGGTGATTGATTTGAGCCGCGAGAAGGAGCCTCAGATCTGGGATGCAATCCGGTTTGGGTCGATTGTGGAGAATACGCGCTTCGTGCCCGGCACCCATACGGTGGACTACGCAAACAAATCCGTTACAGAAAATACGCGGGCGGCCTACCCCATCCATTTCATTGACAACGCCATTGAGCCATCGGTGGCAGGATCGCCGAAGAATATTTTCTTCCTCACAGCCGATGCCTTTGGGGTGCTGCCTCCCATCAGCAAGCTCGACAAGAGCCATGCCATGTACCACTTCATGTCGGGATATACGGCCAAGGTAGCGGGCACCGAAATGGGCATCACCGAGCCCCAAACAACGTTTTCGGCGTGCTTTGGAGCCGTGTTCCTGCCCTTGCACCCTACCAAATACGCCGAGATGCTGGGCCAGAAAATGGACGAACATCCCGACGTGAACGTATGGCTGGTAAATACCGGCTGGACCGGCGGCAGCTACGGCGTGGGCTCGCGGATGAAACTGGCTTACACCCGCGCCATGATTACGGCTGCGCTCAACGGCGAGCTCGATGAAGTGACGTTCCTCAAACACCCGATTTTCGGCGTGGAAGTACCGACGGCGGTTCCCAATGTACCGGCCGAAATTCTGGACCCGCGCAACACCTGGACCGACAAGGAAGCCTACGACAAAACGGCTGCGGCCCTGGCCGAGAAGTTTGTAAACAACTTCCAGAAGTACGCCGATTTTGCCAGCGAAGAAATCCTGGCTGGCGCGCCCAAAACGGCAGAGCTTACTGTGTAA
- a CDS encoding peptide MFS transporter, with product MQTASAVREQAPPAASTGHPKGLYLLFATEMWERFSYYGMRAVLVLFLTKAMMMDKAFASKFYGGYTSLVYLTPLIGGYISDRYWGNRRSILTGGLLMALGQFTLFASASNYGPASTHELSHWLLYLGLGTMIVGNGFFKPNISSMVGSLYSPADTRKDAAYTIFYMGINLGSFLGNTITSLIGDKDGHPELFRWAFLACGIAMVLGTLVFNWGKGKYLHTPEGEQVGETPVHSGGVKGIFALLPVLLALVLGTLWLDSAKFPTIAPLLGLAVVGIAFMIFTDKSLTGADVQRVLVIFIVSFFVVFFWAAFEQAPASLTFFADEQMNRTIFGYELPASIFQNLNAIFVVAGAPLMAMVWTALGRRKAEPASPVKMAMGLALLAAGYLVMCFGVHNLMPGVKVSMFFLVALYFLHSAGELCLSPIGLSLVNKLAPLKFSSLLMAVWFLANAAANYLAGYMSSLYPDPKSTAPAPVLLGFHITNLYDFFLVFVVSAAVAAILLFVISSKLAKMMDARNLAPAV from the coding sequence ATGCAAACTGCATCCGCCGTTCGCGAACAGGCGCCGCCTGCCGCGTCAACCGGCCATCCGAAGGGCTTATACTTGCTCTTTGCCACCGAAATGTGGGAGCGGTTCAGCTACTACGGCATGCGCGCCGTTCTGGTGCTGTTCCTGACCAAGGCCATGATGATGGACAAGGCTTTTGCCTCCAAATTCTATGGCGGATACACCAGCTTGGTTTATCTTACGCCACTCATAGGTGGTTATATATCAGACCGTTACTGGGGCAACCGCCGCTCCATCCTGACGGGTGGCTTGTTAATGGCACTTGGGCAGTTTACGCTGTTTGCGTCCGCCAGCAATTACGGCCCGGCTAGCACGCACGAGCTAAGCCATTGGTTACTATATCTCGGTTTAGGCACCATGATAGTAGGCAACGGCTTTTTTAAGCCCAATATCTCGTCGATGGTGGGATCGCTTTACTCGCCTGCGGACACCCGCAAAGATGCTGCCTACACCATCTTCTATATGGGTATCAACCTAGGGTCGTTTCTGGGCAATACCATTACGAGTCTCATCGGCGACAAAGATGGCCATCCGGAGCTGTTTCGCTGGGCCTTTCTGGCCTGTGGCATTGCCATGGTGCTGGGTACGTTGGTTTTCAACTGGGGCAAAGGCAAATATCTCCATACGCCTGAAGGCGAGCAGGTGGGCGAAACGCCCGTGCACTCTGGCGGCGTAAAAGGCATCTTTGCTTTGCTACCGGTTTTGCTGGCTTTGGTGCTGGGTACTTTGTGGCTGGATTCGGCAAAATTCCCCACCATTGCTCCGTTGCTGGGCTTGGCTGTGGTCGGTATTGCGTTCATGATTTTCACCGATAAGTCATTGACCGGCGCGGATGTACAGCGCGTATTGGTGATTTTCATTGTGTCGTTTTTTGTGGTGTTTTTTTGGGCCGCTTTCGAGCAGGCGCCTGCTTCGCTCACGTTCTTCGCCGATGAGCAGATGAACCGCACCATTTTCGGCTATGAGTTGCCGGCCAGTATTTTCCAGAACCTGAATGCCATTTTCGTGGTAGCTGGGGCACCCCTTATGGCCATGGTCTGGACGGCACTGGGCCGTCGCAAAGCCGAACCTGCATCGCCGGTCAAAATGGCAATGGGCTTGGCTTTGCTGGCTGCTGGCTACCTTGTCATGTGTTTTGGCGTGCACAACCTCATGCCCGGGGTGAAGGTGAGCATGTTCTTTTTGGTGGCTCTCTACTTCCTCCATTCGGCAGGTGAGCTGTGCTTGTCGCCTATTGGCCTTTCCTTGGTCAACAAGCTGGCCCCGCTGAAATTCAGCTCTTTGCTGATGGCCGTATGGTTTCTGGCCAACGCCGCCGCTAACTACCTAGCTGGTTATATGAGCAGTCTGTATCCCGATCCCAAATCGACAGCCCCTGCACCAGTGCTATTGGGTTTCCACATCACCAACCTTTACGATTTCTTCTTGGTGTTCGTAGTTTCGGCGGCGGTTGCGGCGATACTATTGTTCGTTATCAGCAGCAAGCTGGCGAAGATGATGGATGCCCGTAATCTCGCTCCGGCTGTTTAG